The Abyssibacter profundi region CGCTCACCTGTGCCATCGGTAGCACGGTGCGCAGGCGTTGGCGTGCCCGGTGCGAGAAGGTTGATGCGCGATCAGCAGCCAACACGATCACCGGGCACTGCAGCCGACGGATGCCGGGCCAGGGATTATGTTCGGTATGGGCAAAGGTGGTGCTCTCCCATTCGGGCGGGCAGGCCAGGCGAACACGGTCCCCACTCTGCACGAGGCCATGCTGGACGTAGGCTTCAAGCCAGGCTTCGGGCCAGGTCTTGAAGCCGCCGCGGCCACGGAAATTGTCAAGGGCTGCGGCATGCGAGTCGAACTCCCGGCGCCGGCGTGCGGCACCGGCTGCCAGCGCAAACCGGTCGGACCGGCGCAGCAGTTTGGCCAGCCACAACTGCCAGCCCTGCCAGCGATCCAGGATTACGGGTTCCGCCAGAATCAGGCCCCGCACCATCTCCGGCCGCCGGGCCGCGGCCATGATGCTGGTGGTGGCGCCGATGGAATGGCCGGCCAGCCAAACCGGCTCATCCAGGCTCTGTAGCCAGGCGGTGAGGTCCTGGTAGTAGGTTTCCCAGCCGCGGAATGTCGCCATGTCCGCCGCCCCGGCGCTGGCGCCGTGGCCGCGCATGTCCCAGGCCAGCACGTTGCAATCGCGCGCCAACTCGTCGAGCAGCGGTTGATAAAGGCGGCCATGGAAGCCCGTCGCATGCGCCCAGTGCAGGGTGGGACGCCCTGGCGTATGCGGCCAGCGCCACAGGGCGATGTCCTGGCCGTCTGGGGCGGTGAATCCGTCGCGCTCGATCACGCGGGGCGTCTCAGTAGGATTTGGGCAGGCCGAGGACATGTTCGCCGATGTAGTTGAGCAGCATTTCGTTGTTTATGGGCGCAATCTCCATCAGCCGGGCGGAGGGCCATAGCGTGATGATGTCGTAGTCCCGGTCGAACCCGTAGCCGCCGTGGGTTTGCAGCGCGGCCTCGACGGCCTTGACCGCGGCGCGCGAGCCCAGCAATTTGGCCATGTTGGCGTGGGCGCCGGCATTGCCGCCCGCATCGAAGGTCGCGGCGGCCTGAATCATCATCAGCCGCGCGGCCTCAAGTTCGGCCTTGGCCTCGGCCAGGCGATGCTGCAGGGCCTGGTAGCTGCCGATGGGTACGCCGAAGGGTTTGCGCTCGTTGGCGTAGGCCACGGCCTTTTTCAGCGCGTAGTTGCCCAGGCCCACGGACATGGCGGTCACCAGCAGGCGTTCCGAGTT contains the following coding sequences:
- a CDS encoding alpha/beta fold hydrolase, translated to MIERDGFTAPDGQDIALWRWPHTPGRPTLHWAHATGFHGRLYQPLLDELARDCNVLAWDMRGHGASAGAADMATFRGWETYYQDLTAWLQSLDEPVWLAGHSIGATTSIMAAARRPEMVRGLILAEPVILDRWQGWQLWLAKLLRRSDRFALAAGAARRRREFDSHAAALDNFRGRGGFKTWPEAWLEAYVQHGLVQSGDRVRLACPPEWESTTFAHTEHNPWPGIRRLQCPVIVLAADRASTFSHRARQRLRTVLPMAQVSALAGTTHFLPMEQPDAVSNAVRHATSPKCHQM